From the Prosthecobacter dejongeii genome, one window contains:
- a CDS encoding TRASH domain-containing protein produces the protein MKRISLLTVLAAGLFSVSLATAADQTPEGIPADYPLKKCVVSDEPFGGEMGKPVKVTHEGTDVYLCCKACLKDFKKDPAKYTQKVKDAAPKK, from the coding sequence ATGAAACGCATCTCCTTACTCACCGTCCTCGCCGCCGGTCTCTTCAGCGTCAGCCTGGCCACCGCCGCCGATCAAACCCCTGAGGGAATCCCCGCCGACTACCCTCTGAAAAAATGTGTGGTCTCGGATGAACCCTTCGGCGGTGAAATGGGCAAACCCGTCAAAGTCACGCATGAGGGCACGGACGTGTACCTCTGCTGCAAAGCCTGCCTCAAGGACTTTAAAAAAGATCCCGCGAAATACACCCAAAAGGTGAAGGACGCGGCACCGAAGAAGTAG
- a CDS encoding multicopper oxidase domain-containing protein: MKIFLAFTALALPAAALACDDCKTRRPVTPGPVVEYDLYIREQTVSPAGKPVRGLTINGGIPGPTLRFREGDFARIRVHNQLKDEETSTHWHGLLLPNQEDGVPHVTTPPILPGKTHTFEFELRHSGTYWYHSHTHLQEQSGVYGSIVVTPRGGEPVKADREQVLLLSEWTDLDPHEVQRMLMRGSDYFGLMRRNSQSILGAAQKGMLKDYFKREWSRMPPMDVSDVGYHAFLINGQRSTQITGKPGERVRLRLINAAAATYFYLHSSAGPLTIVAADGPPVEPVKVERLFMAIAETYDVLITIPASGQYELRATTQDGSGHVSAFFGEGKLTPASDPPRPNLYKMDEMLNLALEEKEDDPRASLNLPRPGSPYRLLRVPQDTTLPAKLPRRKVTLHLTGDMNRYIWSFDGKTIAQQPYVMIKKGEIIELELINDTMMHHPIHLHGHFFRLLMGQGTRSPLKHTVDVPPMTSRTVEFEANEEKDWMFHCHILYHMMSGMARVFRYEDAPGHSAPMLSHGENTSSAPPASANAEDHSLHHAAGLGEHSHDMAYVWGAASFQSHMSEGLLTWMNPKNDLLLSWEVGWVGVDKTQYEVDALYQRYFNANFQAFIGARLTNDPDADDRAVIGLNYRLPFMTWASLSLDSEGDARIGLARRFQLTPRLGVFGRVEYDTRTRWEWTAGADYTLTRSTSLITQYHSEYGLGAGVLIRF, translated from the coding sequence ATGAAAATCTTTTTAGCTTTCACAGCACTCGCGCTGCCCGCAGCCGCACTGGCCTGCGATGATTGCAAGACCCGTCGCCCGGTCACCCCCGGGCCCGTGGTCGAGTATGATCTCTACATCCGCGAACAGACCGTCAGCCCAGCAGGCAAACCTGTACGCGGCCTCACCATCAATGGCGGCATCCCCGGGCCCACATTGCGCTTTCGCGAAGGTGACTTTGCCCGCATCCGCGTGCACAACCAACTCAAGGACGAAGAGACCTCCACCCACTGGCACGGGCTGCTTTTGCCTAACCAAGAGGATGGCGTCCCACATGTCACCACACCCCCCATCCTGCCAGGGAAGACGCACACCTTCGAGTTCGAACTGCGCCACTCTGGCACCTACTGGTATCATTCTCACACCCACCTTCAGGAGCAGAGCGGCGTGTATGGCTCCATCGTGGTGACCCCACGCGGTGGCGAGCCCGTGAAGGCTGACCGAGAACAGGTGCTGCTGCTCTCTGAATGGACGGACCTGGATCCCCACGAAGTACAGCGCATGCTCATGCGCGGCAGTGATTACTTCGGTCTCATGCGGCGGAATTCGCAGTCCATCCTCGGCGCCGCACAGAAGGGCATGCTGAAGGATTACTTCAAGCGCGAATGGTCGCGCATGCCACCGATGGACGTGTCTGATGTGGGCTACCACGCCTTTTTGATCAATGGCCAGCGCAGCACCCAGATCACTGGAAAACCGGGTGAACGTGTGCGCCTGCGGCTCATCAATGCCGCCGCCGCCACGTACTTTTACCTGCACTCCTCCGCCGGACCGCTGACCATCGTGGCAGCCGATGGCCCGCCCGTCGAGCCAGTGAAGGTGGAGCGGCTTTTCATGGCCATCGCCGAGACTTACGATGTCCTCATCACCATCCCAGCCAGTGGCCAGTATGAACTGCGTGCCACTACCCAAGATGGCAGCGGCCATGTCTCCGCCTTTTTTGGCGAAGGCAAACTCACCCCCGCCAGCGATCCCCCACGCCCCAATCTCTACAAGATGGACGAGATGCTGAACCTGGCCCTGGAGGAAAAGGAGGATGATCCACGCGCCTCGCTGAATCTTCCCCGCCCTGGTTCCCCCTACCGTTTGCTGCGCGTCCCGCAGGACACCACGCTACCCGCGAAACTACCGCGCCGAAAGGTCACCCTGCATCTCACGGGCGATATGAATCGCTACATCTGGTCCTTCGATGGCAAGACCATCGCTCAGCAGCCTTACGTCATGATCAAGAAGGGCGAGATCATCGAGCTGGAGCTGATCAATGACACGATGATGCACCACCCCATCCACCTGCATGGCCACTTTTTCCGCCTGCTCATGGGCCAGGGTACGCGCTCACCGCTGAAGCACACCGTGGACGTGCCGCCCATGACCAGCCGCACCGTGGAGTTTGAGGCCAATGAAGAAAAGGACTGGATGTTCCACTGCCACATCCTTTACCACATGATGAGCGGCATGGCCCGCGTCTTCCGTTATGAAGACGCCCCTGGCCACTCTGCCCCCATGCTGAGTCACGGAGAAAACACGTCCTCCGCACCACCAGCATCCGCAAATGCCGAAGATCACAGCCTGCACCATGCTGCCGGGCTGGGGGAACACAGCCATGACATGGCCTACGTGTGGGGTGCAGCCTCCTTTCAGAGCCACATGAGCGAAGGTCTGTTGACTTGGATGAACCCGAAGAACGACCTGCTGCTGAGCTGGGAAGTGGGTTGGGTAGGTGTGGATAAAACCCAATACGAGGTGGATGCCCTCTACCAGCGTTACTTCAACGCCAACTTCCAGGCCTTCATCGGCGCGCGCCTAACCAATGATCCAGATGCTGATGACCGTGCCGTCATTGGGCTCAACTACCGTCTGCCCTTCATGACCTGGGCCAGCCTGAGCTTGGATAGTGAAGGCGATGCCCGCATCGGCCTAGCACGGCGCTTCCAGCTCACCCCCCGCCTGGGCGTCTTTGGCCGGGTGGAGTACGATACCCGCACCCGCTGGGAATGGACCGCCGGCGCGGACTACACTCTCACTCGCAGCACCTCTCTCATCACCCAATACCATTCCGAATACGGTCTTGGCGCCGGGGTACTCATCCGCTTTTGA